CCCATCCTTCCTTTTCAACGGCAGCTATGTTTGACTGTTGATCTCCGAAAAATGGCATACCCAACAGAGGAACACCGTGGTATAGAGCTTCTGCTACTCCTCCCAGTCCGCCATGCATTACGAACAGACGGCATCCCTTGTGCGCCAGAATGTCGTCTTGAGGAAGCCACTTTTTGAGAAGAATGTTATCAGGCTTATTTGGCATATGCTCGGTATCCCACTTCCAAATGACACGCTGTTTCAACTTCGATAGTGTGTTGATCAAGGCTTCCAGTTTTTCTTTTGGGATTGTTGAACTCAAGAGATTAGTGCCCAGACTGAATAGGATGAAGCCATTTTCCGCCTCATCAGTCCATTTCTGCAGATCATCTGGCAGAGGATCCGCAGTTTGTTTGACTTGCAGTCCACCGACTTCTACAATCGCTGGAACGTACGGACGAGGAGAGCTTTTTGTAAAGTGCTGATTAACCAAAACAAGTGACACATTTTGTCGTACTTCTTTGTACGATGGGAACTGACCACGGGGAAAAATAGAGCTGAAACAAAAACCGTCAGTGATAAGATAGTGTATCTTATGTAGCGCTATCAATGAAATTTACTCGTAAAATTGCTCCGACGTATGTTTAAAATACAAGGCGAAGACATGCTCCAAGAAGGTGATCAACAAATTGTTCAGTCTGTTGATAAAGTTCATCGGACTTGGCATTCCTCTAATAGGGTTCGGAACAGTTGCCAAGGGGCTAGGATTTCCTACCATCTCGTTGGTCATATGCATGGCCGCGTTGGGATTAACAACCACTGTGGGGGCTCCGATCCAGTTCGATATCCCTAATAAAAAATCCCCCATCAATCCTACCATTAAAAGATCGAacttttcttcttttataattcgTTGGACTTCAGGGTAATGGATGCTGATATTTGCTGCCTCCAGAGCCATTCGATTCATTTTTGGAAAAGCTTTCACCATCTCCCATGCGGATTGATCTGTCATAATACCCTTCATTCCATCTGTCAGGCAAAATGCAAATATGTAATGACATTAGAATTCATTATAGTGCATGCGAGAATAATGTTTCTTACCTTTCTGCCAATCAGCAACGGGAACAGCAATATGTCGATAGCTTTCCAACGGATATTTCGATGGATGGGGACTGACCATCGTAACGTGATGGCCCCGTCGGGCTAGTTCTTTGGCCAGTGCTTCCTGTACTATGATGTGTGATCGGCTTGGGCTCATATTGATGCTGAGGATCCTGTAACCGGAGGTAACCGACAGCGTTGCCACAAGCAGAAATGCTATTCCGATGGGAGAAGTCATGTTGCAAACGAACAGTACTGTCCACAGTGCTAGCAACTTCGCTAGTGTGACTCTCGAACAGATTTCAAGTGATATAAAGGATGGAGCATGTACCGTGAGATGGGTACATTTTGAACTAAGAGATAGTATGTatgatttttcaaatggctgGAGTTGTATTCACATTtttatagaaataaaaaaaatatagaaaatgcTCCATTGCTCCCAATAAGTTAGAAAATGTTTGGGAAATGTATGaccttttttttcttaaattgtaTCATACCACCCATTGGCATTTTTCGTTATATACCAAGTTGTCTCATAATTGAGATAGTAAATAAGGCCGGAAAAAAACTAGAATTTCTTCTTGTCTCTGGATAACGAAGGGGGTGTTTTATAAATGTTGTAAAAATCTTCTTTGTACCCAATGTTTGCTAATTTATGTATTTAtgttcgttttcttcttctttttgtgaAGAAAAATGTTATAATGAAATTGGAATgcttttaaaatcaaaacttaatcttttcgatgaaatggtttttcgaatAAATGCATCTATGTCAATGATAAGTGTTAAAAAAATGAGAGATCATTctgaagaaccgatttgtttcCTAAAAAAATGTGAACGCAATAAAATGTATCAgaaaatttatcattttttggcgagacaatgttcgccgggtcagctagtaaatgtataaattgataaaatcgtaaaactcatcagttttcttgaagaattttctaataaagctcaatattttatttatttttacaatCGAAAGTCATGCTGTGCTCGTTAGACATCAGTCTCATGAAAAAATATCATCAATTCTTTGTTCATTCATGTGTTGTTGAATGTTGTTCCAAATAAATCTATGAGACGGTAATTCCGCGATTACGTCCAGTCCAGGCGTGAAACTGCTGTAGATGACttgggggtcgttcaaaaatgatgtaacAGATTTTAGAGGGGAGGAGGTGTAAGATTTTGCGACAGTACATATTCTAGGGGAGGGGTAGGTCTAGGAATCTCGAAAAATAGTGAACGTCATACCTGAATTGCCCCTTATCTTTGGAGACCATATATGCTTAACGAGTGGTCATACGTATCTTATCGTTTTATTCCCACGCTATTTCACGCGTCTCTTTCCGTGATTGATCATAAATGtataatttattttgttaataaTAAAATGTGCTGACTCTTCGTTGTGTAATTCGGATGGCTGCCTACAATGCACGTAAAGAACTTTTCAATTAAATTGTTCGACTGAATTACGGTTTCAATCAACATTTTTTACTTCATGTTTTAATAATGCACATTTTTTTGTCGACGAATCAAAACTATTAAATCCAAACATAAACTatgtttttataattttatatgacTGCGATCTATCATTATTCTGGCAATTCGGATAGATGACGGCCCCTAAGGAGTAGTTCGTTCAAAGTTTGGTCGACTTAAACTTGCCGCATTTTTTGCATCTTTCTTTAAAAGCCAAAACCTGCGCACACTTTATTTCGAAAACTTATGCGTTTAGCTTTGCATTCTGTTTTAGTTTTGAGATTTGCTCTTCAGTTTTCAATTGAAGCAAGCGGCCAAACCAATTATCATCAACCTATACTATATTTTGTTCTCGATAGCCTGTAAGCCGGGGAGGAATTGAAAGCTAGAGTCCACAacaacgtcaataaaatgatCAACCAACGAGCTGCAATTGATGCCgatgacgctgcgttaccgatTTTTTCCGATGCACAgctacgtctttttaacgccgtgtgcacgcagagttgaaaagacgccacgtgggcatcgagccttAACAGTCAATGCAACGAACATACATACCTACGAGTTGAACTATAacgacaaaagatattttagttactagataaagattgtcgcttcggttccctttgttctgctgtccggaacatgttgggtaccaagctgtcaaatcgtatggattttccttctttgacatttagctcccctatcctcgccagcaaaagatgttccggacagcgacaatctttacctagtaactaaaatatcttttataacGACCGACATGGTGGTATCTCCTAATCTACGACGTTTATCGTCTATGGACTAGGGACGTTCCAATGTTTTACAATAATATTTTAACtcatagggtaaccgtacccttagtggaggtagtggggttttaatgagatttatcataattatGCACTTTACGATGATTTCAgatgatgcgtcgtgctttaaatatcctattaaatgcaacttatcctaagatttcacttgaaaaactattgaaaacaatgattttccttaacaaaaatgacttccttgcacctatagtggtgcaactgtaccaatagtggcgagtctcataagaaatcaatggatagcaccactatgggaaccaacattattttttaccgccactaaaggaacagtgtacccattagtggtgcaagcaatattttgtagttgttgatgttaaatgacatcaatctcatttttgttagcaaatttattagtttatctattggctaagatattaaagctataaattttcaataattatcaattttttaaaaatattttcttttgtggatctactaatacctccactattggtaccgttaccctaattAGGTAATTTTTTCACTCgctctcatgaatgatatttAAACAAAGAGGGCTGTACCTATGGACTCAACGTAAGTTGCTCTTTGAAAGAAGCCATTCTGAGTTCTTCTATCGTATGACTTGATGAAATCTACGAGTGGCATAAAATTTGACACGAGAGAAAAGGCAAAATATTATGGTGGATTTAAGTAAAATAAAAGTGAGTAGATTTACGGTGTAGGAAGGGAAATACATAtatatttttgtcattttccaTTTAAAATCAGATGAATCTTCCATGGGTACtaaattcagaaaaaatctcGGGAAATTGAGAAAATACGACAGATTAgaaagaatttttcgaggaagTTCAGGAAAAATCAGAAGATattaaaatagtagtttgtgcaactagtgattttgattttttcagcacgagttgtacgtttatccaacgaggcttgccgagttggataaatactagaggcattccacgggggcatgtcagtcgatcctgagcgaccatttcgaaaatatttgaaactctgcacagtttttcaatttcatctaaatcgtcatttttcgatatcaaatcttcatattgagtcacgactaacttttcaaaagggtgtatgtgaaaatggttcaaaaatatttaaaagctgcacagcaaaaacggaatgttcgattgttatgattttttagcaaagttagacaactaaatggtgattcttaagaaaatgtgcacagtaaaaaaaattttttgcctttaaaatatcatttttgtcacaaaaactcaaatatctcaaaaccctatctttttcgaacgtaattttttagggaaaacggtccattatattagctatctaccataaaaatttggtgatggtaaactaataaacaaaaagttatgacatttcaaacatttcacaattttcacatttagtaaaaaatttttttctgtgtaagttatttcgagaattgcagtttgatgcagattttattgttaagggacgtgatttaaacaagttgttttcatgatattttgatttaattattcatagcatctataagaaacttagacacgatccagtgttgtgatcaaaagtattgatagtgtcataattttcattgcacgtgactggcgaaaaattcttttaatagtgttgaaacctgttgataataacgttgatagaaacatatcagaaatgttatttttaagacaaaagctgcaaaatcaaagatttatatacacgtgtacgtctatagtttacctgcaaaaatatagctcttagagaatagactttatgatcgggaggaaacgggtatcttcaacaacaacaaatgcatgataggtacataccatgacaatgctcacgaaaaagcaaaaaattactactactaaggttgttaaagatcttatagtaattttttcttcagtcaagcaaatgacaccaaactagtcagtaaaaacttaaaagtgattttgtttattgaaatattacgaacaacatgagtagccgctttctcaactgttgtaggccgtttgatggaaaaaagtgttcaaaagagttacgaaatctcaccgaaagcaccatagataaactgaaagcgactggttatgctccaatgtccacattgaatacaaatttacgcatttgcacgtcctgccgtctaaacgttgacaaaagagcaatctgtatatcatcggttgagcagagcgcaggaagttcgaaaacgacaacaactgaggaattaccagaagcattaagtgctgagagccttgccaccgtaccatcagcgaaatctgtttcaacaaatcaatcggaagatgagtgtatccaaaaggtcaacatcgaacgctttaacgagggcatagctgggataaaagtgactccgattaaatggagtaagatggactacgtttattacccggagaaaaaataccgtgaaataaacgaagctgtacgaagaaacctcttcaaattaggacctgatgatgtggaaaatacagactacgatgaggtaattataaatatgaaggaaaggttctcgaatacagccacgacaaggaaagaaaaattattgattttgtcgatgctgccaagttcgtggtctattcaggatgccattgatgagttcaaaaccaatagaaatacagtaaaagaggcaaaacaattgaagaataactgtctttcaaccaaaaatactaggtctagtactgcattaacagatgagacaaaagaaatagtagttcaatattttgaagatgatgaagtaagtcgagctatgcctggtcaaaaagattatgtatcagtaaaaaagatggaaagcgtcaagcaatccaaaaacgattaatgatgacgactttgaaagaagcgtacacacgcttcaaggaaattcacgataatattaaaataggttttcctcatttgcaagccttcggccaaggcaatgtaagcttctttccaattcaggaacacataatgtgtgtgtgcacaacccatgagaatattaatcttattttacatagtttgaaaagaatcaatttaacaaaggatattaaaatgttaactggtagtcttttgtgtgaaaatacaacatcaaattgctatctacgatcttgttcggattgtccagattcttcatcattggaaaatactttattcgctgagtttgaagaaaaatatattgatcagttatcatttgagcaatgggtgaccacggataggtgtgacatagaaactattgtaaaacctgtagatgagtttgtgtcatattttgcttgaaattagaaagtttaatcctcacgatttcattaaaacagaacaatccagctttttaaaaatacgaaaaacacattacaaaatggtgaatttttagtcatttgtgatttttctgaaaattacagctttgtattgcaagatgaagtgcagtcccatcactggaacgtacaacaagctacaattcatccattcgttatttattttaatggaagtacgcaaattgaacacttaagttttattataatttccgaagatttaagacacgattcagtatccgtaaacttgttcattgaaaaatgattaactttttacgcgttgataagcataaagaagtcaaaagatatatttcatgtctgatggagcagcgtcgcagtacaaaaatcgtaagaatttttcgagcctatgtcaatttaaatcaatgtacggaattgatgcagaatggcatttttgctacatcacatggcaaaggtccttgtgatgctattggaggaacaataaagcgcatggccacaagagcaagtttagccaaagaacgtgagcatccaattaaaactgcgaaagaacttttgattgggcaaatcgtagaaaagaaaaagatttaaccaaattatcattttgttttactactactgaagagtacgaaataaaggcttcagagctcagcgagcaatttaataacgcgaaaacgatccaaggaacccaaaaatttcactgtttcattccattgtcggaaaataaaattaaagcaaaactatactcaaactgtgctgataataattcaa
The nucleotide sequence above comes from Armigeres subalbatus isolate Guangzhou_Male chromosome 3, GZ_Asu_2, whole genome shotgun sequence. Encoded proteins:
- the LOC134226717 gene encoding UDP-glucosyltransferase 2-like, which encodes MTSPIGIAFLLVATLSVTSGYRILSINMSPSRSHIIVQEALAKELARRGHHVTMVSPHPSKYPLESYRHIAVPVADWQKDGMKGIMTDQSAWEMVKAFPKMNRMALEAANISIHYPEVQRIIKEEKFDLLMVGLMGDFLLGISNWIGAPTVVVNPNAAMHMTNEMVGNPSPLATVPNPIRGMPSPMNFINRLNNLLITFLEHVFALYFKHTSEQFYDSIFPRGQFPSYKEVRQNVSLVLVNQHFTKSSPRPYVPAIVEVGGLQVKQTADPLPDDLQKWTDEAENGFILFSLGTNLLSSTIPKEKLEALINTLSKLKQRVIWKWDTEHMPNKPDNILLKKWLPQDDILAHKGCRLFVMHGGLGGVAEALYHGVPLLGMPFFGDQQSNIAAVEKEGWAVTVKFSDLTEATFSAAINEVLLNASYTQKAKQLSELYRDRPQSALDTAVFWTEYVIRHKGARHMRYPGLDLNFFQKNMLDVVAVLIVSVYIAVKVIWFACIKVCKRKQSKLKIK